A window from Hemicordylus capensis ecotype Gifberg chromosome 2, rHemCap1.1.pri, whole genome shotgun sequence encodes these proteins:
- the LOC128345096 gene encoding uncharacterized protein LOC128345096, with protein MASGPSCPPPPYGACTQVWQGMAPTIGSTFPAATGTTLDSSGTQVPYPPCNTSLPLGGHLLPSVKERIWRGEFVDIFHLLFREPEPALKEWEQKKEETKPKHKPVEHNWANWLSGYTVYMGVMLQVHTSKGPALVKYMDIIHRGYMDFMGNAWERYDRSFRLRASLNPALPWDRQHQELWLLIMTPSRPIMGERADSGHLISRTPAAQSSGPATVQGVQGTLPCWAFNTSGSCSRSPCRFKHECGFCGGKHASIHCQRVKGPRGGGVQETRQTGARRVEAPYRALILEKGPSPVRLPVLEHLLRDYPLRAQAQYLRQGFIFGFHIPYLGL; from the coding sequence ATGGCATCCGGCCccagttgccccccacccccttatgGGGCCTGCACACAGGTGTGGCAGGGGATGGCACCTACCATTGGTAGTACATTCCCCGCAGCCACGGGTACCACATTGGATTCTTCAGGGACTCAGGTTCCTTATCCGCCATGCAACACCTCCCTGCCGCTGGGTGGCCACCTGTTGCCCTCGGTTAAGGAACGCATTTGGCGTGGGGAATTTGTGGATATCTTCCACCTGCTCTTTCGGGAGCCTGAACCTGCCCTGAAGGAGTGGGAGCAAAAGAAGGAGGAGACGAAACCTAAGCACAAGCCAGTGGAGCACAACTGGGCCAACTGGTTGTCGGGCTACACAGTATATATGGGGGTCATGCTACAGGTACACACCTCTAAAGGACCTGCCCTTGTGAAGTACATGGACATCATTCATAGGGGTTACATGGACTTTATGGGCAATGCCTGGGAGCGCTATGATCGCTCCTTTCGACTACGGGCCTCCCTCAACCCGGCTCTCCCCTGGGATAGGCAACACCAGGAACTCTGGCTCCTCATTATGACTCCTTCGAGGCCCATTATGGGCGAACGGGCTGACAGTGGTCATTTGATATCTAGAACTCCAGCAGCGCAGTCGTCAGGGCCTGCCACTGTGCAGGGTGTTCAAGGTACCCTGCCATGCTGGGCCTTCAACACTAGCGGTAGCTGTAGCAGGTCCCCTTGCCGATTCAAGCATGAGTGCGGATTCTGCGGGGGGAAACATGCCAGTATTCACTGTCAGCGAGTCAAgggcccccggggggggggggtacaagAGACCCGCCAAACGGGAGCAAGAAGGGTGGAGGCACCCTACAGGGCGCTAATACTGGAAAAGGGCCCTAGCCCTGTTAGGCTTCCGGTTTTAGAACACCTTCTGCGTGATTACCCACTTAGAGCACAAGCACAGTATCTGAGACAgggttttatttttggttttcaCATTCCCTACCTTGGTTTATGA